The following proteins are encoded in a genomic region of Palaemon carinicauda isolate YSFRI2023 chromosome 19, ASM3689809v2, whole genome shotgun sequence:
- the LOC137658928 gene encoding tropomyosin alpha-1 chain-like, producing MATASFGCMATKITKWTREKGGRKDFVDATRRSHQPLAYHLSEHEKNKMKELARNEKSKEKDGEDRKILAKEDAVIRKRIEKLRAQLHNFSVGELQNNKVSAEKSPSEGDAPKKSFSELKEEAERRKDLLRTARAYIPPTTQPITPKQRGQRIHTKVLAGRAVQVQEKKERIRDKEEYDAKWAERVIQNQEQYEEDKWREKLEKIEKKEKLKKDLDKQCVERAGQRVAVRNKLVDIRKDIELSDQLHERHQQHWKMESNKVKLQNREKALKEIQDINDRKLQEAIREEEMKEEDLRYSAFKRAYARRVKQRILDKMHGKRPTIQI from the exons ATGGCAACAGCGTCGTTTGGCTGCATGGCCACCAAGATCACAAAATGGACAAGAGAAAAGGGAGGTAGGAAAGATTTTGTTGATGCTACACGACGTAGCCACCAACCTTTGGCCTATCATTTATCGGAGCATGAAAAGAACAAAATGAAGGAACTGGCGAGAAATGAGAAGAGCAAAGAAAAGGATGGCGAAGATAGGAAAATCTTAGCTAAAGAGGATGCCGTTATACGGAAGAGAATCGAAAAACTACGAGCTCAGTTGCATAATTTTTCCGTTGGAGAG TTGCAGAACAACAAGGTATCCGCCGAAAAATCTCCTTCGGAAGGAGATGCCCCTAAGAAGAGCTTCAGCGAACTCAAGGAAGAAGCGGAACGGAGGAAGGACTTGCTTAGAACTGCCAGGGCCTACATCCCTCCCACCACTCAGCCAATCACGCCCAAGCAGCGAGGTCAGCGCATCCACACTAAG GTGTTAGCTGGAAGAGCGGTCCAAGTgcaggagaagaaagagagaataaGGGACAAAGAAGAATACGACGCAAAGTGGGCCGAAAGGGTAATCCAGAATCAAGAGCAGTACGAAGAAGATAAATGGAGGGAAAAGTTAGAGAAAATCGAGAAGAAAGAGAAACTCAAGAAAGATCTGGATAAACA ATGTGTAGAACGTGCTGGTCAAAGGGTTGCAGTCAGAAATAAACTGGTCGATATTCGTAAGGATATTGAACTTTCGGACCAACTGCATGAAAGGCACCAGCAACATTGGAAAATGGAG AGCAACAAAGTCAAACTGCAGAACCGGGAGAAAGCTCTGAAGGAAATCCAGGACATCAACGACAGGAAACTCCAGGAAGCCATTCGAGAGGAGGAGATGAAAGAAGAGGACCTCAGGTACTCCGCCTTCAAGAGAGCTTACGCCCGTCGGGTCAAGCAAAGGATTCTGGACAAGATGCACGGAAAGCGACCGACAATTCAGATTTAG